A single genomic interval of Cucumis sativus cultivar 9930 chromosome 7, Cucumber_9930_V3, whole genome shotgun sequence harbors:
- the LOC116405196 gene encoding uncharacterized protein LOC116405196, which produces MLLKKTIHKTNNLFHKTLENFKNLFFKGFQKLQKPTSLITLSCSKGKPQHTHPTDRLYIDFYDEWQSTLQKAAKRSIDKGSMIASKENVKQEDTNVAIQSPPRSKQEKAVKEKKKPGASHLRKGDVKNNSTRSNGLVEKMKELEMLDRSDMEQELDIEEAIHYYSRLRSPVYLEIVDKFFMDMHSEISVPEPSARSVNSSKRRIGSMRL; this is translated from the coding sequence ATGCTGCTAAAGAAAACCATCCACAAAACCAACAACCTCTTCCATAAAACTCTTGAAAACTTCAAGAATTTATTCTTCAAAGGGTTTCAAAAGCTGCAGAAACCCACTTCCTTGATCACCTTATCTTGCAGCAAAGGAAAGCCACAACATACCCATCCAACAGATCGACTCTACATTGATTTTTATGATGAGTGGCAGTCCACACTCCAAAAAGCTGCAAAGAGAAGCATTGACAAAGGCAGTATGATCGCATCCAAGGAAAATGTGAAGCAAGAAGACACCAACGTTGCAATACAAAGCCCTCCAAGGAGCAAACAAGAGAAAGCtgtgaaagagaagaagaaaccaGGAGCTTCCCATCTTAGAAAAGGTGATGTTAAAAACAATAGTACAAGAAGTAATGGTTTagtagaaaaaatgaaagaattggaGATGTTGGATAGGAGTGATATGGAACAAGAATTGGATATAGAAGAAGCAATTCATTATTACTCTCGCCTTAGAAGTCCTGTTTATCTTGAAATTGTGGACAAGTTTTTCATGGACATGCACTCTGAAATTTCTGTTCCTGAGCCTTCAGCTAGGAGTGTGAACAGCTCAAAGAGAAGAATAGGGTCCATGAGATTATAG